The genomic stretch GGTCTAGAAGCCATTGAATGTCCCTTGCTCTACGACGGTCCATAGAGAGAACAGAGCAAAGATGAGTCCAAATGCTTTCTGCCCTTCTGGTGGATAGATAGGCACGAGCCATAACAGAGTCCAGAGATGTGCCTATATATTCTATCACCCTGACCGGTTTCAAGAGAGACTTGGATGGGTTGACTGTCAGGCCCAAGTCAGAAAGACATTTCAGAACAACTGTGTGTGGGAGAACGACAACAGCAACCAATCATCCAAATAAGGAAAAATCTTGATTCCCTGGACATGAAGGTGAGACATGACCACTGCCATGCATTTTGTAAAGACACGGAGGGCAGTGGAAAGGTAGGACTGTATACTGATAGAGATCTCCGCccacagcaaaacagagaaacttGCGGTGCtgaggtctgatgatgatgtgaaAGTAAGCATTTTTGAGGTCACTCGATGCAAACCAATCCCCTTCATGAAGGAAGGGGACAATGGACTGAAGGGTAACCATCTTGAACTTGCGCAGCGTGATGTAGTTAGTGGTTGACACACTTTAGATCGAGTATAGGGCGAAGTCCGCCATTCCTCTTTGGCActgtgaagtacctggagaagtAACCGTCCATTTTGCATGTATGTGGGATTGAATAGCACCTTTGTCGAGAAGGGAGGAGATCGCCTTtagaagagaaggggaagatgGGGTGGAATGAAAGATGCCTAGAGGTGGAGTACTTGTAAATTTTATGGTGTAACCCAGATGTACAATGGTAAGTATCCAGGTATCAGTGGTGATTCAATGTCAGTTGTAAAAGCGGTGAAGTTTGGAAAAATAATGGGATGGCAGTAGAGAATTTGGAGGAATCAGAAAGGATGATAGTGTTGTTTTGACAGATCCATCAAAAGTGAGATTTGAATGATGCAGACTTTTTAGAggatgtgttgctgttgttgttgttgttgaggaggATAGCGCTGTCTGTAGAGTCTCCTGGAAGACTGCTGAGAGGAAACCCTGTATTGTTTAGAGGCCAGAGAACGAGGCCTACAATAATTAGAATGTGCAGGCCGAGGACTGTTGTTTACAGACTGAGATGTGGTGCCTTCAACTTCTTCCTGAGCAGATGCATAACAAGAGAAGGCAAAGCTGGTGACATTTCCATGTCATAAACAGATTCCTCAGTAGATTGCTGAGGGATGGAGGGTGTAACAAATTGAGGCACCTGTATAACAGCAGGAGGAGGCATAGATTGAGACATTGACATCGGAGACACAATTGGAATGATGGCAGGGACAGGTGTCATGATAGACGTCAACAGTGGAATCTGAGCTGCTGGCATTGATTTAACCGGAGATGCAGGTGGTCGAGAGACTGTAGCAGTAGTGCGAGGCAAAGGTGAAGGCACTCTGGTGGAATCATACTTGAGATGAGATTCATGAACACAGTGTGGAGATTGGGATTGAGATTGAACTCAATATTGAGAGGGAAAGTCGTAGCGTGGCTCCCTATGGGGATAATGATCCCTGGAAGAAGGAGAGTAAGCCCGGTAGGAGGAAGGGCGTTCTCTCCAGTATTCTTCAGCTCGATATTGACCAATATACAATGCTGAGGTATAAGGTGAGTCTCAATAGTAGTGTCGAGAGGAAGATGCCGACAACTCAAATCAGTCTCTAGATGGTGTTGGAGACCTGTGAGATCGAGCTGGGGACACATCACAGTGTTGAGGGGCTGAAGATGATAAAGAAAGCCTATAAGCCTGAGCTGGAGAGGCAAATATCTGTGATGGAACTGAGACTGGAACCGGTGGCAGTGGAGAGACCTTTGGCAGTAAAGATGGAGTTCATGGTGAGCTAGGTGGTAATGGAGCACCCAAAGATGCCGAGGTCAAACCCTGATGTCAAGTCTGAAACAGTGTCCGAGATGGGGGGCTGTAAAACCAGTGATGGTGTTGAAGCTGGTAGAAAGAAAGCCATAGTAGTCTCCAGTGCTTTTGCTGCTGTCCGGACCAGTGTGGGGCTCGAAGCAGACATTGAGGCCAAAGAAGTAGTAGGTAGAATGAGTGCCTTAAACTTGTGCTTCTTTTTAGATTTCTCGGCATCACAGTCATCCAAGACACCAGGCCTCTTCTTGGACTTGTGAGGTTGCTTTGCCTGTGAGGTAGAGGGAACTTCCTGCAATGGAGGAGATTGGGATGGCAAAGCCTGTGATATCAAGAGAGCAGGTTCCAGTGAGCTCAGTGTTGAGGGCCTTGGTGTTGAGGCAGGCACTGTAGATGTCAAGGTCTTTGGGGTCGAGGGAACCGATATCAAGCCTGATGTTGATGCCTTAGTCGATGTCTTGGAGATTTTAGGGATCCTCGGAAGTTTGCATATAGGTATCAAAGCCAGAAGATCAGTCTGAGAAGAGGATTTTTCGGCAACTGAGAAGATTCCCAACATAAAGGTTTTAAGCATTGGGCTCTATTGTGAAATGTTGCATTGGTAAAGGAGCGGAAGATGGGACAATGCTTGGTGACATGGCCCTCACTCAAGCATAGAAGGCATTTAGAATGTCTATCAGTGAGAGAAACCTTACGATTACAATTAATGCAGAACTTAAACATTTGGAGGCCATAGTAGGCCTCGAAGTGAGGCACCCGACTGAGTGGAAAATAGACAAAAAAGAGACTCACTTCGAAGCTCTGCAAGGGTAATTGTCCGGGATTGCtaccagcaatctctgacttatgctgataaccaagcctgcagccaacgcatgtaggcaaaacaaaccttgtggagaagcagtcaaagagcaagctgAGGAAACAAGCCgatgtcggggttgcagaaagtcaagcgtgccgaaagacgagccgaagtcaggaagccagaaagcagcatggtcaaaacagtccgaggtcacaatatccaagagataacaaaggtctggtccgaggtcaagataacaaggtagcaaggtaacaagatgtcaggagctagagcgacagcaatcacaccaagggctcatgcaataaactctagcaacaaactcaagcctctctcccacttaaatcagggaagctctccctcgagccacctgaggctggtttgctaattgtctttctgcagtcctcctggatctgcgcctgcaagcactctcggcccttctctcttgacaagaaggcacttgcaggcatgcctcgtctcccaagtcaccactaggctgtggcaccatagaaggcctttcctcagcactaggacctggttggacctcctgctctggggctggggaagcacagctgggacctggcagagcagaactaacacctggcgtagcctcaatcagcccttgctctggaggaggctcatcctcctcctcatcctccgagagctcatcttggctggccatgacagtaatACTCAAACAgggaaataagtaaaataagaaTTCACAAAAAAGATTGATGTATCTTACACGAGAGGCTACGCAGCTAAGGAGCAATCTGAAAGGAGTGTTTCTCTTGTGGCAAATGAAAGAGAACTAAGTGGAGCTAGATTGGCAGGATTGGGGATGCTCAGTACACGGGAGTGGGTGGGGCCTCCcaccaatctgctcagcttttaGTTTCCGAATGAGAAGTTTGTGCAGGTGCAAACCCTATTCTGTGAAGCACAAGATCATGAAGAAGCAAAGGCCAACACATTTCTCAAcagccttgcagacaatttcattgcaCAAAAGGTAGAGGAAACAACAAAGGGATCAATTGTTTTGAATCTGATCATAACCAACAGAGATGAAGTGGTCAACTGAGTGGAAGTAGTGGGAGCCTAGGGCAGCCGTGACCATGTCTTCTTGggattctcagaattccctaccactgaaccagggcagttaaagtggtctcaaactggattatttctgcagtgtgttttagatctCAGTCTTCTTCCAAAAGCTCAGAATCAGTAAAGAATGTGTTGCAACACTCAACGAAgtcaatatgcaaaaggatcttgtagaacctttgagactaaccaaaagaaagaagctggtagcatgagctttcatagacttgagcctgcttcctcagatgcatggggtgcatcagagacagacctatataagttGATTGTGTTtgagaatgtcaattgaaattcaaaaccttatgggtgtggagatgaggtggcaagttgAGTTGCAACAATGGTCATGGGGGACAAAGGCAAAAGGAAGGATGTCTACTAAAGTCAAAAAGAGTAGATAATCATATgaatattggaatgtagtgtgggaactaGAGAGGAGATGTGATGCTTAAAGGGGTCCTCATGAGGATGAGGGGATTAGATAGTGCttaaatgtgtgtagtgtgccaggaaaccattgtctctgttcaacccactgctgatggactggaatctgtggatacattaTAATTCTGCTTTTACTCTTTCCAATAtccctttgtagttctttttttCAAGGGTCACTATTCTGAGGTCTGAGACAGAATGCCCGGAAAGACTGAAGCATTCCACAACTAAGTTTTATTTATCTAAGAGTACCAGAGCCATAGTCTTTGAAAAATTTTGGAagacaagagaagtcccagcggagcagagggcaaatgttgtccctatcACTAAAAAGGGTAAAAAAGAGCAACAACCAACTAATcagccaaaacaaaagaaaacaagacaagacTAGGACATATTAACAGATTTGAAAACagggcccaaactaacaaaatgaatttaaacagggagaaatgtatgatGTAACACttgggaaataaaaatgaaatgcagaaatataggatgggtgacaccttccTTGGTGTCAGCACATACGAAAGGTATCTAGAAGTCTTTGTGGATCACAGGGTAAACACAAATCAACAATGCGATGCAGTAGGTAAgaatgccaatgcaattctaggctgcatcaattgaaaTATAGTGACTAGATCGAGGGaaataatagttccactctattctgttttgttcaAATTTCACCAGGAATACTATGTATTCTAGacaacacaattcaaaagggcaccacaattttgggcaccacatttcaagaaggGTATTGACAAGGTTGAgtgcgtccaaaggagggtgactaaaatggggaaaggtctggaaatcttgccctatgaagaatggcttagCGAGCCAAGTACTTaagagccatgtttaaatatttgaagggatgtcatattgaggatagagcaagctcattttctgctgttccagagagaCTAGGacacgaaacaatggatgcaagctacaggaaaagagattccacctcaacattaggaggaacttcctgatggtaagagttgtttgatagtggaataagctgccccagagagtgatggaatctccttcttttgaggttttaaaacagagtcttgatggccatctgtcaggagtgctttgactgtgtattcttgcatggcatggggttggactggatggctcttgtagtctcctccaattctatgattctaagattctaagtACCACCTCTTTGCTTTTCCTCTTTGGNNNNNNNNNNTGACTTCCCCTTTCTTCCACTTCTTGTACATGTCTGAAGGcagattctccccccccccccccgtagcccctcaaagtgtaggaaaaatTTACAGCaagatgtaggacaaaatgttggACAAATTTTAGGacgttcaaggaaaatggaggacacaaccaactaaaagccaaaatcattaataaaaaacaatacaaattcatgtttctcagtcatgctcaaaatggaggacattttgacatgcctattagcacaactccaagacccaaattcacaactactaattcattggggacagaaaaagagagaaaaaccacagcacatgcaaggaagccttggagcattctgagaccagggtttgaatcctggccaagccatgcaaacccactgggtgaccttggtcaagtcacactctctcagcctcagaggatggcaagggcaaaccccctctgaagaaatcttgccaagaaaaccccaggatgaggttgccataagttggaaatgacttggagacacacaagagcaacaaccaCAATATGAGAAGGCAGCCAAGGTCCAAAGTGCACTGCAAAAagtatccagtttgagactgctttaactgtcctggctcagtgctggggagttctgggaactgtagttctgtgagacattgagccttctctgtcagggagtcctggtgccacaataaactacaaatcccagaactccctagcaccgagggcagttaaagcagtctcaaactggatttttttctgccgtgtgttttgaaccttggcTTTATGTGATATAGGAGTCTGAAATCTTTGCTGCTAGGACTCagtacatatatacatagtgtgtgtgtgtgtgtgtgtgtattatacagacacacagtatatgtatatgtatgtgtgtgtgtgtatatatatatatatatatacacacacattatacaGACACatagtgtatgtgtatatatatatatatatatatatatatacacacacacacacaaacagacacactgtgtatacatatacacacacaaacacacacatacactatatatatatacacacacattatgcagacacacacacacacttaagcgtcttaggtccaaagcacactgctgaaataatccagttggagaccactttaactgccctggctcatataaagaaattaacaataataacaacaaaagcagcagcagcaacagcaaaaataaCCTTGAGAACaaactaccatccccagaattgtagttcctgggaactgtagtttcttgtagccccagagctccctctgacagagaaggctcaatgtctcccaaaactacagttcccaggattccccagcattgagccagggcagtttaaggaATTCTCAaggtggatttatttctgcagtttgggaaTTGTTCCGACCTGGAGGTAAGGctgggatggagaaggaggaggaggcgtcctgggaaaggaggacccaccTGGCCTGCCAGCAGCCCCGACTGCCTGCCCTTTTCCTCGGCTGGGCTCTTTAGGCTCCCTtggctgcagggagggagggagggagggaggagggcgcCGTTTTGCCTGGGCTCCCCTCCTCCCCAGCGCCTCCTTGCCTTCAGggccaaaagcagcagcagcaggaggaggctctttattcctgttgtcatttttgggtgccttcaagtcctttcccagcctctctcctcctcctcctcctgctgctgaaaAAGTTAAACCTGGTGCCCCCGTGACTCACGCCTGTTGGGGAAGGGGGTGGGGCTCTCTCTGGCCTCCTTGAAATGCTGCCCTCCTAAATTTTGGCGCCCCTGGCCGCTGCCTAGGTCGCCTATATGGTAGAGCCGGTCCtctccatgggggatcttggaaccaaaccccagcgtataacaagtaTCCACTGTAATATATAACCATTCAATTCCTGCTTTGATTACAAATTGATATATTCATTCAAATTTTAATGGTGGTATAGTAAATTATGCACTTGCTTGGATTTTCAAATTTCCATTTTCTCAGCATCACAGGTCACTGATCTGTCCATTAAATTATTTTCAGGAtgttagccatgttagtctattgcAGCAGAAATGAGAAAATTTTGTAGCACTCTAGAAAcaaaatttattatggcataataATCCTTTCAAGGATTATAGCCCATCTAATCAGAAATCTGAAGTGCTACTCCAGCTGGCAGATTATTAAACACCTGCTTGGATGGATGGGTGATTGGAATCAATAGTCGGAGGGAACTGAAATTCAGTGCATAGGACTGAAATATGTTTTCCATGCTTGAATGCAGTTGCACTGGGGATTATGTCTGCCCAGCTACTTCTCTCCTCTGTAGcaggaaataattcagtttgacaaaacattaacagccatggctcagtgctatgaaatcctgggatgtgttgttttgtgagatgtttagccttctcaggtaccacaacaaactacaaatcccagaattccacagcattgagccatggcagttaaagtggtgttaaactgcattatttcctgcAGTGTATATTAGACCTAAGACTTCTAAGACTTGATGGATATTTTCTTTGCTGCCAAGGCAAATGTATGACTTCATTCAAGACAAATATAGCATTATCACAACAGTGCATGTATTTGACTGCGTGGTTAGCAAAGGACAGAGAATACTAACAAGAATTGTATGTCAAAGATGCTCACATAAAGGGCAACTTCCATTTGATTTGATAGAACTTTTCCTAACCTCAATGGCACCATTCAGATCCTGAATAAGGACATCAGATCTTTTGCCAGACAAGTCTGAATCAAGCCTATCTGAGGGATCTTGGTGCAAGCAGAGGACCAAATATATCTATTTCTCAATTCCATCTAGAGAATTTAGAATTctacctggaaaaaaaaacaaggaaataCAAACAGAAATACAGTTCTATTATAAAGCATAATTACCAACAAGTATTCAGGCATGTCATTGTGAGGAGAGACCATGTTAAATCTTTCTTCTTGAAAATGCTGAAGATCTGAAGTTAACACAATACCACAATTCCGAAACCTGTCCATACCACAGGAATTCTTCAACCCATCTCTGTTGGTGCTTCGGGTCAGCGAACTTCGAAATCCTACATTATTTACAGAAAGAACAGGATCTTTGGATGCTTTGATAGTCATTCCTGTGATCTCTCTTGTCTCCTTTTTAGAATGGCTAGCAGGTCTTTTGCCAAGTGAGTCCATACCAATGCTATGAAATCTAGAATTCCTTGCATAAGAGGAATCTGCTGAATTGTGTACCTCCAATGGCCGTAGAACATTTGGGGAAGCATCAGGCCTCAAGTTACCAACTTCTAAGCACTTAGATTGTGTTTGAGGTTTCCGAGGACTGTGATGTACAATTTGTGCTGAACACTGAAGAGGTGAGAGGTGTGCATTTCTCTGAGAACAGATGTCCTGAGAGTTAATAAAACTAGTTTCTGCTGCTGAAAAGGTTAGAGGTTTTATAATGGACTTGTCAGGATGCTTGGCAATGGCAGAGTCCTTATGCCACTCAGATAACTGGGGTTCTTTATTCACTTTTCCTGTTCCATATAATTCACTGCATGCTTCAGAAATGTTTGCTTCTCCTTGTCTGGTAAGAacatctgtgtttttaaaaactttttcttcTGTAGGATTTAGATTTACATTTGTGGTATCTGGATACAAAAAAGGACCTTTCTCGTTTATTGATACACCagtttctgtatttttttctgaACTTTTAAGTTGAGCTGAAAGTGGAAGAACTGTATCTGGAGGTACTTTTGCATCTTCTTTCCCCCCACACATTAATTTATCTGGTGTTAACATGCTTGTGATTGACTGAGATTCTGAAACATTTTCCCATCTGTTACTTTCCTTAATAAAGTTGCTAGAAGGCATCCTTCTACCAGTAGTTGCCAAAACTGGAAGTGCATTTTGAGATGTTTCTGAGGTATGTAAATTGCCAGGAGTTAAACAGGATTGCCCAATGTAAGAAGGTGCTCGAAAAAAATTATGATGTGCAGCTGTCACTGAGCCACTAAGTGAACATGGAGCTACTGGAGAACGTGGgttcattttaataatttgttttggctgtgaaagagaaaagaaagaaatgtggttATTTGAATTGCATTGGACTAGCATGTATGGCAGTGGCTTCCAACCATGCATCCCAAGAGATCTTTGGGCTACAACTATCATAATCATTCATCACTGATCATGCTGGTTGGGACTTCTGACAGTTGGAGTTAAATATCCAGGGACTGCAGATTGAAAACCACTGACTTAGAAAATTCCATGGGCTAAAGAAAACAAATTCTAAAAAGGTCTCTCACTATAAACCTAGATCGTTTTCCTTTAGAATTCAATTTAAGATTTAAATCAATTTAAGATTTAAATCAATTTAAGatttaatttaacttttttttggcAATGTCCTTACAAAAATGTTTGAAACTCAAGTCCAGCATGGGCACCGATTCTATTTTAGTAattaaaagactttttaaaaaatagataatgCTTTGGATACTGCTGAATTCCATTTGGgcaaaaatgggatataaataaaataaaacaaacaaacaaatatattcaTAGAAGTAATGTAATCACTGAGATGGAAGACTATGAGATACACATATATCTAAAAGTGTACTTTGGCTGATAGAAGTGATTCTGTCACTAGATGTAACATGGGGCAATCCCTAGTCCACATTATGTCAATaaaactttctttttctccccacctCCCTGGGTCTTATGTGCCACTCAACCCTCTGAGTATTTTCCAGAGAGATGGAGAATGATCACTCCTGGTACTGCTAATAGAATTGTTTATGTTAGTGAAATACCTTGTTGGATCCTTGTCTTGTGTATATCTTACAAATACATAGATACAATTTTTGTGAATCAAAGTTTCCCATTGTGATAAAGAGGGGTTTTGGGTGTGGGTAAATTTATCTCATTTAAGGGCATGAAAACAAGTCTcttcacttagaatcatagaattattctggcgggttacagactgcccatttggggccatctgtacccgcccctttccctggtgtattggggcctcagctgccagaacggcagccgctgaggccccgatccgccacttttcaggctgcggggaagtggcaaaactccgcttccccacagcctgaaaaggggtgtccttggggcttcaagccccaaggacaccccgcggtggcggggaggaggagaaaggggccacttggcccctttctcccttgcttcgctgggcgcagccatctgaaggttgcgcccagcgatgcaaagcggcgccgcaaaccaggaaggagctccgaaacggagctccttcctggtccgcgcaaagggcacactaggcgccctggtgcggagcgaggacgtcatgtccgcgccgccccgtatagaggtggtgtgaccgtgacgtcctcatggcggcagccgtctCGAACGACcgcgtcattttttacgcgcagagcgcgtattagggttagggaggtgcggaagcaccgtaccttcctaaccctagtacacgctctgcgcgtactttaatggtggtgtgtaacccaccatagttggaagagaccacaagggccatccagtctaaccccattctaccatgaaCAAGCTCACAATCAAAACTACCTCAGCAGATGGccatcagtctctgtttaaaaacctccaaaggaggagtttccaccacactccgagggagtgtgttccactgtcgaactgctcTGATattaggaaattcttcctaatgttgagctggaatctcttgtcctgtagtttgaatcctctgctctgggtcctgttctctggagctgcagaaaacaagctagctccatccttgatatgacatctcttctccaggctaaacatgaccagctccctaagtcatgtccatagggcatggtttccagactcttcaccattttggctgccctcctctgggcatgctaCAGCTTGTTAACATCCatttgaactatggtgcccagaactggacacaatatgccagttgaccaaagcagaatagagtggcactattagtttcctcgatctagacattatattggcctttttagctgctgcatcacactgttgactcatgttcactgtggtctactaggactcatagatccctttcagatgtagtcttgttaagccaggtgtcccccatcctatatctatgaatttcattttttctacgtAAGTGcaatacattacatttctccttgttgaaattcattttcttagttttggtcaagctttttaatctattcaggtcattttgaattttgatcctctcttctggggtattgactcctcctcctaatttggtgtcatctgcaaatttgataagcataccctctattccttcatacaagtcattgataaaggtgttgaatagcattggacccaggacagaaccctatggcacccaactggtcacttctctccaataTGGTCATTGCTAAGCACCctttggtcaaccaattacagatccacctaacaggtgcattgtctagcccatattttcctggcttgtttgcaagaatatcatagggaactttgtcaaaggccttactaaaatcaagatatgctatatctacagcattttGTTCATCTATCAAGTTGGTAATTTGATCAAAAacagagatcagattagtctggcataacttgtttctAAGAAACCCATCtagactttttgtgattatggcattcccttctaaatgtgcactgactttctgtttaatgatctgctctagaatccttcctggtattgataCCAGactataattgttgggatcctcttttttcttcttcttgaagatggggacaacatttgcccccctccagtctgctgggacttctgttctccaggggttatcaaagattattgccagtggctctgagattatctttgccagttcttttaacacccttggatgtagttcatctggtcctagagacttaaattcatttagattaaccagatattcctgtactatctctttcctttttctgtgaTGCATTTCCCCTATTTCTTCTGTTCCATTTTTCTCAGTTAAGGCACCCGTTATCTTTTGTGAAAAATCTGGGGCAAAAAAGGTGCTGAGTAgtcctgccttttctctgttccctgttagcattctgtcatcttctccacgcagtggccctactatttccttcttttattatggacatacccccaaaagccctttttattgctcttcgcaagcctgagctcattctgcgctttattttttctgactttacccttacaATGTTCtagctatttgtctgaattcaTCTTTGGAGATTTCCCCCTTTGTCTATTTGTCTatttccagccagtttaaaactggctgttGTTAAACCAGTTCTTAAAAAGCCTTCCTTTGACCCCTTAGAGAGATCCACATATCGGCCGGTATCACTTTTGGGTAAGGTAATTGAGAGGGTCgttgccaaccaactccaagcagtcttggatgacactgattatcttgaaccattttaaactggcttcaggtcaggatacggagtggagactgccatggtcgccttggtcgatgatctctgtctgtgcatcgacaggggaagtatggccctgttggtgctcttagacttctcagcagccttcgataccatcaaccatggtatccttctggaacgcctgagaaggttaggaatcgggggcactgctttgcagtggttccagtcctatctgtCAGACAGATTCCAGATGGCGTCGCTTGACAACAGTTgctcggccaagagggagctcaaatcaggtgtccctcagggcgcgaTACTGTTGTcaatgctcttcaacatttacatgaagccgctgggtgagatcattgggagacatggagcggggtgttatcagtatgctgatgacacccaaatttgtttctccatgtcttggactgcttcagtgaccaaggatggatTCTCTCCTCTGAAGTAGTCTGAggtcaataatggactggatgagggaaaatagacttaaattgaatctaaataaaacggaggtactcgctataggcaatctcaatccgggaatggtgataagctctccagt from Sceloporus undulatus isolate JIND9_A2432 ecotype Alabama chromosome 3, SceUnd_v1.1, whole genome shotgun sequence encodes the following:
- the ZFAND4 gene encoding AN1-type zinc finger protein 4 isoform X3, which codes for MASKKEPPFFNEDNIGTCHCKFTFYEIMELFIETLTGTCFELRVSPFETIISVKAKIQRLEGIPVSQQHLIWNNVELEDDYCLNDYDISEGCTLKLILSMRGGPINTRRVPVEDSVREITEYMDPNQADLWEKIPSSKHITHKHITFLVYREGDQLNIFRVVDRGDGTLTPISESLSAGSVYNLYGENSEDKEASPSGQQIIENSITMNKMKLLKTKMENKKPKQIIKMNPRSPVAPCSLSGSVTAAHHNFFRAPSYIGQSCLTPGNLHTSETSQNALPVLATTGRRMPSSNFIKESNRWENVSESQSITSMLTPDKLMCGGKEDAKVPPDTVLPLSAQLKSSEKNTETGVSINEKGPFLYPDTTNVNLNPTEEKVFKNTDVLTRQGEANISEACSELYGTGKVNKEPQLSEWHKDSAIAKHPDKSIIKPLTFSAAETSFINSQDICSQRNAHLSPLQCSAQIVHHSPRKPQTQSKCLEVGNLRPDASPNVLRPLEVHNSADSSYARNSRFHSIGMDSLGKRPASHSKKETREITGMTIKASKDPVLSVNNVGFRSSLTRSTNRDGLKNSCGMDRFRNCGIVLTSDLQHFQEERFNMVSPHNDMPEYLLSSGLGLNGNIVTTGKRTNVETISVQLTAMQRLTLVLMTTRIQGGSTYRRPILLSAQQSFLRFKYNFMTWRNSITLRLV
- the ZFAND4 gene encoding AN1-type zinc finger protein 4 isoform X1, producing MASKKEPPFFNEDNIGTCHCKFTFYEIMELFIETLTGTCFELRVSPFETIISVKAKIQRLEGIPVSQQHLIWNNVELEDDYCLNDYDISEGCTLKLILSMRGGPINTRRVPVEDSVREITEYMDPNQADLWEKIPSSKHITHKHITFLVYREGDQLNIFRVVDRGDGTLTPISESLSAGSVYNLYGENSEDKEASPSGQQIIENSITMNKMKLLKTKMENKKPKQIIKMNPRSPVAPCSLSGSVTAAHHNFFRAPSYIGQSCLTPGNLHTSETSQNALPVLATTGRRMPSSNFIKESNRWENVSESQSITSMLTPDKLMCGGKEDAKVPPDTVLPLSAQLKSSEKNTETGVSINEKGPFLYPDTTNVNLNPTEEKVFKNTDVLTRQGEANISEACSELYGTGKVNKEPQLSEWHKDSAIAKHPDKSIIKPLTFSAAETSFINSQDICSQRNAHLSPLQCSAQIVHHSPRKPQTQSKCLEVGNLRPDASPNVLRPLEVHNSADSSYARNSRFHSIGMDSLGKRPASHSKKETREITGMTIKASKDPVLSVNNVGFRSSLTRSTNRDGLKNSCGMDRFRNCGIVLTSDLQHFQEERFNMVSPHNDMPEYLLSSGLGLNGNIVTTGKRTIGCQTHFPPVNGSIQLKKKKAKHCFFCGKKTGLATSYECRCGNNFCATHRYAEAHTCTYDYKNSGRKYLQETNPVVSATKLPKI
- the ZFAND4 gene encoding AN1-type zinc finger protein 4 isoform X2, which translates into the protein MASKKEPPFFNEDNIGTCHCKFTFYEIMELFIETLTGTCFELRVSPFETIISVKAKIQRLEGIPVSQQHLIWNNVELEDDYCLNDYDISEGCTLKLILSMRGGPINTRRVPVEDSVREITEYMDPNQADLWEKIPSSKHITHKHITFLVYREGDQLNIFRVVDRGDGTLTPISESLSAGSVYNLYGENSEDKEASPSGQQIIENSITMNKMKLLKTKMENKKPKQIIKMNPRSPVAPCSLSGSVTAAHHNFFRAPSYIGQSCLTPGNLHTSETSQNALPVLATTGRRMPSSNFIKESNRWENVSESQSITSMLTPDKLMCGGKEDAKVPPDTVLPLSAQLKSSEKNTETGVSINEKGPFLYPDTTNVNLNPTEEKVFKNTDVLTRQGEANISEACSELYGTGKVNKEPQLSEWHKDSAIAKHPDKSIIKPLTFSAAETSFINSQDICSQRNAHLSPLQCSAQIVHHSPRKPQTQSKCLEVGNLRPDASPNVLRPLEVHNSADSSYARNSRFHSIGMDSLGKRPASHSKKETREITGMTIKASKDPVLSVNNVGFRSSLTRSTNRDGLKNSCGMDRFRNCGIVLTSDLQHFQEERFNMVSPHNDMPEYLLSSGLGLNGNIVTTGKRTSCQTHFPPVNGSIQLKKKKAKHCFFCGKKTGLATSYECRCGNNFCATHRYAEAHTCTYDYKNSGRKYLQETNPVVSATKLPKI